TTATAAAAACCTTTGAATACTATACTGAAAAAATAAAGACAATCGAACTATTTACTGATGGTTATTTTGATACATCCCAAGAAGTCTCAATTAAAGGATGGGAAAAAGCTTTTGAAAAAGTTGAAGAAGAAGATCCAGATAAATGGAAAAAATATAAATCGACTAAATCTAAGGATGATAGAACGATAGCAATAATTACATTCTAAATGATAACGTTCTACAATCCAATCCACTTGTCAACATCCTTTGCTATCTTTTTCAGATCTTCATAAGCCCTTTTTGCATCATTCTCGATCTCATCAATAAGAACTTCCAGCTTGTCAACCCTCAGCAGGTATTTCCTTCCTTCGTGCGTGATAATTCCTGCTTCCATGAGCTTGTTCATATGATGCACAACAGTTCCCCTGGTCAGGTCAAGCTTATAAGCGACTTCATCGCTTGACAGCGGCTTCTTTGTTTTGGCGCTTTTCACAAACTCAACAAAGATTCGGAAGCAGCTGCTGTCCTTGTCGCGGAGATTGAACAGGCCAAGAGAGCTGCCCAGCCATTGCAGTTCACGATTAATGTTCTTTTCAACAGGCTTGTTGGAGCTTATTATGGTGAATTTAAATGTTGGCGCCATATCTGAGAGCAAGACGTCTTTATATATAAAACTTTCTCTTTTAAACCGAAAACTATTTAAATAAGTTCATCTTACCACGTTTTCGTTGATTTAAAGTCAACGAAATAAAGAGGGGTTATAGTGTTTTGACAAGGCAAAAATGATTGAAAAATCAGAGAATAAAAACAAAGAAAAAGAACTGAAAGATAACTTGGATTTCAATAAACACTTATCAGAAAAAGACAGCAAAATAAAAGAATTAACAGAATTATTGCAGAGGCTGCAGGCTGATTTTGAAAACTATAAAAAAAGGGCTGAAAAAGAGAAATGCGATCTTGCAGGATATACTGCATGCAAGCTTGTTTCGCAGTTTTTGCCAATACTGGACAGCTTTGAGCTTGCATTGAAGAATGACCAGGATCATCAGAAATTTGTAAAAGGCGTTGAGCTTATTTACTCGCAGTTTTATTCGTTAATGGAAGATTTTGGATTAACTCCGATTGAGACAGTTGGAAAGAAGTTTGATCCTTACGAGCATGAAGCTTTATTGAGCGAAAAATCAGACAAGGATGAGGATATTATTTTGGAAGAGCTGCAGAAGGGCTACAAGCTGGGAGATGTTGTGATCAGGCACAGCAAAGTGAAGGTGAGCAAAAAATGATTGAAGAAACAGATGGAGTTTTTGCTCAAGCCGATAAAATAAACAAAAAAGCAGAGATGACAATAATAGGGGATCTTTTTTACGATGTTGTAAAAGATGGTTTGTCCAAAGAAACAAGAAAAAGAACAGGTGTAGAAGGCATTTATGAAATTGCATATGATCATGCAATGAGTCCGCGTATATAAATTCAAATGACTATTACAAGAGAAACAAAAGAAGAAGAAATTGTAGAATTAGGCAAAATAGAATGCGGAGACTGCGATCACTGCTGCCGCTTTGGAGGCGGTTATCTGCTGCCTGGAGAGATCAAAGAAATTTCAAAAAATTTGAAATTAAGCGAGGATGAGTTCAAAAAAAACCATTTGGAAGAAGCAGAAAAGTTCAACACAAAATTATTCCGCTTTAAGTCAATAAAAATAAAAAACAATTACGGGCCGTGCATTTTTTTAGAAAATAAAAAATGCGCAATAAACGAGTTCAAGCCGCTATACTGCAGAATAGGAACGTGCAGCAAAGACGGCGAAGAGATAGTGAAATGGTTTGACTTGAATTTTTGCGTGAATGCAAATGACCCGGAATCAGTAAGGCAGTATGCATCGTTCCTAAAATCAAGCAATGCAATAGAAGGCGGCAAGTTAGGGGAGCTAATAAAAGACGAAAAAAGGCTGAAAGAAATTTTAAGTTATGAAATGTTGAAATAAGAGGTAAAAAATGAACACAACTACAAAGCAAAAAAAATACATCACGTCAGAAGCAATACTGAGGTATTTGATAGGCGAAGATGACAAGATAGAGACGCTGATAATGTGCGAATCTTCAGAAGTTGAAATCCTGACATCAGATTTTGAGATTTATGAAGCGCTCGGCTCAATAAAGCCATATGACAGCTTCAAGCTGAACAAGCTGACAAAAATGTTTGAAGTTGTGAAGATTGTTTCATACGAGGAAACAATGCACAAGCAGAAGAGCATACTGACTGATGCAAGAGTGGAAGAATTAAGGGCGAAAGCTTTGACAAAATAATGATTGCGATTAAAATTAATTCAAATAAAAATTAAAAGTGGAGGACTAAAATGGGAAAGGAAAAAATAATCGGAATTGATCTTGGAACATCAAACTCAGCAGCAGCATTCTTGGAAGCCGGAAGGCCGAAGATAATACCGAGCAGCGAGGGCGTTACAGCATATGGAAAGGCATTTCCTAGCCATGTTGCATTTACAAAAGACGGGCAGCTGTTAGTTGGAGAGCCCGCCAGAAGGCAGGCTGTTTCCAATCATGAAGGAACAGTCTCTGCATTCAAAAGAAAAATGGGGACAACATTCAAATATAATATCAGGGGCAAAGAATACACGCCTCAGCAATTATCTGCATTTTTGCTGCAAAAGATAAAAAAAGATGCTGAAGAATTCTTAGGCGAGAAAATAGAAAAGGCTGTCATAACCTGCCCTGCTTATTTTGATGACAACCAAAGGCAGGCAACTAAAGATGCCGGGACAATTGCAGGATTGGAAGTTGTAAGAATAGTAAATGAGCCGACTGCCGCATGCCTTGCTTATGGCTTGGATAAAGCTCATCAGGAATTCAAGATACTTGTTTTTGATTTGGGCGGCGGAACTTTAGATGTTACAATAATGGAATTCGGCCAGGGTGTTTTTGAGGTTAAATCCACATCCGGCGATACGCAGCTTGGCGGAACTGATATGGATAATTTAATTGTTGATTTTATAGTTTCTGAATTCAAAAAGCAGGAAGGAGTTGATTTAAGCAAAGATAAGATGGCAATGCAGCGCCTTAGAGAAGCAGGGGAAAAGGCAAAGATAGAGCTTTCAAATGTTATTGAAACAGACATCAATCTTCCATTTATAACAGCAACAAATGAAGGCCCGAAGCATTTGCAGCTCAAGCTGACAAGGGCAAAGCTGGAGCAGATCATTGATCCAATCATAAAGAGATGCAAACACCCTCTGGAACAGGCAATTTCTGATGCAAAGCTTGCAGCAAAAGATATTGGCAAGATTATTTTAGTCGGTGGACCTACAAGAATGCCCATTGTTCAGAAATTTGTCGAGGATTTCGTTGGCAAGAAAGCTGAAAGAGGGGTTGACCCGATGGAATGCGTTGCAATGGGTGCAGCAATACAGGCAGGCGTATTAGCTGGAGAAGTTAAAGACATTTTATTGCTTGATGTTACTCCGTTGACATTGGGAATTGAAACATTGGGCAGCATAAGGACTCCGCTTATAGAAAGAAATGCAACAATCCCGACAAAGAAGAGCCAGGTATTTTCAACAGCTGCCGACAGCCAGACTGCAGTTACAATACATGTTTTGCAGGGTGAAAGGCCTATGGCTACTGACAACAAGAGCTTGGGGAGGTTTGATTTAGTTGGCATACCGCCTGCGCCAAGGGGAATTCCTCAAATTGAAGTTACATTTGACATTGATGCTAATGGGATATTGCATGTTACTGCAAAAGACCTTGGAACAGGGAAGCAGCAGTCAATCAAGATAATTGCGCCAAACAAACTAAATGAAGCAGATGTTGAAAGAATGAGGAAAGAAGCAGAAGCGCATGCTGAAGAGGATAAAAAACACAAAGAAGATGTCGAGATCATCAATAACGCGGATACATTGATCTACACAACAGAAAAGTTGTTCAAGGAATTCGAAGGCAAAGTAAAAGAAGACGAGCTTAATGATGTGAAAAAGGAAATAAATGAATTGAAAGAGCTGATGAAAGCTGAGAAGAAAGATGTTGATGCAATAAAGAAAAAGTTTGAAGAGATAAATGAGAAAATACAGAAATTAAGCACTGAACTGTATCAAAGGGTTTCAGAAGAAAGGGCTAAGGCGCAGCAGAGTGATACGCAGCAAAATGGAGCAGGCCCTGATTACGTCAATCCAGGAGACATTCCTGAAGAAGAGCAAGAGCAGCCTAAAAAGAAAGATAAAGTTGTTGATGCAGAGGTTGTAAAAGAGAAAGATGAGAAAAATAATAAAAAGAAAAAATAAAGAATGAAAAAAATCAAATCACAAAGCGATGCCAAAAGCACTCCGTATGTTCGGGCAGATAAAACACCATACTGCGAAATCTGCGAGCTGAAAATAGAAGGCGTATGCAAGGATA
The Candidatus Woesearchaeota archaeon DNA segment above includes these coding regions:
- a CDS encoding winged helix-turn-helix domain-containing protein, whose product is MAPTFKFTIISSNKPVEKNINRELQWLGSSLGLFNLRDKDSSCFRIFVEFVKSAKTKKPLSSDEVAYKLDLTRGTVVHHMNKLMEAGIITHEGRKYLLRVDKLEVLIDEIENDAKRAYEDLKKIAKDVDKWIGL
- the grpE gene encoding nucleotide exchange factor GrpE, producing the protein MIEKSENKNKEKELKDNLDFNKHLSEKDSKIKELTELLQRLQADFENYKKRAEKEKCDLAGYTACKLVSQFLPILDSFELALKNDQDHQKFVKGVELIYSQFYSLMEDFGLTPIETVGKKFDPYEHEALLSEKSDKDEDIILEELQKGYKLGDVVIRHSKVKVSKK
- a CDS encoding YkgJ family cysteine cluster protein, producing MTITRETKEEEIVELGKIECGDCDHCCRFGGGYLLPGEIKEISKNLKLSEDEFKKNHLEEAEKFNTKLFRFKSIKIKNNYGPCIFLENKKCAINEFKPLYCRIGTCSKDGEEIVKWFDLNFCVNANDPESVRQYASFLKSSNAIEGGKLGELIKDEKRLKEILSYEMLK
- the dnaK gene encoding molecular chaperone DnaK; the encoded protein is MGKEKIIGIDLGTSNSAAAFLEAGRPKIIPSSEGVTAYGKAFPSHVAFTKDGQLLVGEPARRQAVSNHEGTVSAFKRKMGTTFKYNIRGKEYTPQQLSAFLLQKIKKDAEEFLGEKIEKAVITCPAYFDDNQRQATKDAGTIAGLEVVRIVNEPTAACLAYGLDKAHQEFKILVFDLGGGTLDVTIMEFGQGVFEVKSTSGDTQLGGTDMDNLIVDFIVSEFKKQEGVDLSKDKMAMQRLREAGEKAKIELSNVIETDINLPFITATNEGPKHLQLKLTRAKLEQIIDPIIKRCKHPLEQAISDAKLAAKDIGKIILVGGPTRMPIVQKFVEDFVGKKAERGVDPMECVAMGAAIQAGVLAGEVKDILLLDVTPLTLGIETLGSIRTPLIERNATIPTKKSQVFSTAADSQTAVTIHVLQGERPMATDNKSLGRFDLVGIPPAPRGIPQIEVTFDIDANGILHVTAKDLGTGKQQSIKIIAPNKLNEADVERMRKEAEAHAEEDKKHKEDVEIINNADTLIYTTEKLFKEFEGKVKEDELNDVKKEINELKELMKAEKKDVDAIKKKFEEINEKIQKLSTELYQRVSEERAKAQQSDTQQNGAGPDYVNPGDIPEEEQEQPKKKDKVVDAEVVKEKDEKNNKKKK